In the genome of Solibacillus silvestris, one region contains:
- a CDS encoding ABC transporter permease, whose translation MNKKYSIAYVLSIGLLLSSIWIGISFGSVNIPFSTLWDKTTDPVAYSILWKIRMPRVILAALIGASLAIAGAAFQGLLKNPLADPYTLGISSGASVGAVMTIFLGISIPVLGVFTLPVFSMAGAACTMIIVLTFARLVDRSMKMETLILTGIIFSSFLGSCISLMVALTGEQLREIIGWLLGSVSMRGWPYVRMVLPFMVLGTAIIWLTRRELNAMIYGEERAQYLGVNVKRSKYMILAGGSILTGAAVAASGTIGFVGLVVPHMIRLLIGADHRHLLTLSFLNGASLLVICDLVSRTIISPIELPIGVITSFIGAPVFAYIFFKQRRKVVA comes from the coding sequence ATGAATAAAAAATATTCAATCGCCTATGTACTATCGATTGGATTGCTTTTAAGCAGTATATGGATTGGCATTTCGTTCGGGTCTGTTAATATTCCGTTTTCGACATTGTGGGATAAAACAACAGATCCGGTTGCATACAGTATTTTGTGGAAAATCCGAATGCCACGCGTCATTTTAGCCGCATTAATCGGGGCTTCTTTAGCAATTGCGGGGGCAGCATTCCAAGGGTTGCTTAAAAACCCTTTGGCAGATCCATACACATTAGGTATTTCATCAGGGGCCTCGGTAGGTGCGGTAATGACAATCTTTTTAGGCATTTCCATACCGGTGCTCGGTGTATTCACATTGCCGGTATTCAGTATGGCTGGAGCTGCATGTACGATGATCATCGTCCTGACATTTGCCAGACTTGTTGACCGCTCGATGAAAATGGAGACACTGATTTTGACGGGAATTATTTTCAGCTCGTTTTTAGGGTCCTGTATTTCCTTAATGGTCGCACTTACTGGTGAACAGCTACGAGAAATCATCGGCTGGCTTCTAGGAAGTGTATCGATGCGAGGGTGGCCATATGTCCGGATGGTTCTGCCATTTATGGTGCTTGGAACGGCAATTATTTGGCTGACTCGCCGTGAATTGAATGCGATGATTTATGGAGAAGAGCGTGCCCAGTATTTAGGGGTAAATGTTAAGCGCAGCAAGTATATGATATTGGCGGGTGGTTCCATTCTAACAGGAGCGGCTGTTGCTGCATCCGGGACAATTGGATTTGTCGGATTAGTAGTACCGCATATGATTCGCCTGCTAATCGGAGCAGACCATCGACATTTATTGACATTGTCGTTTTTGAACGGTGCAAGCCTGCTCGTCATTTGTGACTTAGTATCACGTACAATTATTTCCCCTATTGAACTGCCGATTGGTGTTATTACTTCCTTTATTGGAGCACCCGTCTTTGCCTATATCTTCTTCAAGCAACGTAGAAAGGTTGTTGCATAA
- a CDS encoding ABC transporter ATP-binding protein produces the protein MLKVNNLSGGYGGKTVVKNMTFHVEKGRILGILGPNGSGKSTLLKMISGVLKCETGEIIIEEKPLKSYDNKQLAKKMAVLPQLNASAFTNSVYDAVSLGRYPHQSGFFSSWTEEDETTVQRAMESTGVSQYKNQYLEFLSGGEQQRVFIAQALAQNSELLLLDEPTNHLDIAHQKQILDMIRMQVEVHGLTVVSIFHDINLASLYCDELLLLENGEVRAFGEPHEVVLQEQIADVYQARIATYPHPELPKPQITMLPTNEMERKAAAIHINKFQITKDYIEYQAQAPLKVISSAVHNAGIGWYDTLLNRSIAPEYDIYNVKEETEHFLKERKFSPTNTVVMLTAVETSCAAIRHFSKNNAEILVMVTAGVGNSVDVTKTYLREEEPHIGTINTWVIINGKLTDEAFIQAMITATEAKTKALADQQIKDAVTNTIATSTATDSLLIAATQQGEEMPYAGPITEIGKLIGRAVFEVTIEAIKKYKQHYNK, from the coding sequence ATGTTAAAAGTAAATAATCTATCCGGCGGTTACGGTGGGAAAACGGTTGTGAAAAATATGACGTTTCACGTGGAAAAAGGAAGAATTCTCGGGATTCTTGGTCCAAACGGCAGCGGAAAATCGACATTACTGAAGATGATCAGTGGTGTGCTGAAATGTGAAACAGGCGAAATTATTATTGAAGAGAAACCGCTTAAAAGCTATGATAACAAGCAATTAGCGAAAAAGATGGCCGTACTCCCCCAATTAAATGCAAGCGCATTTACAAACAGTGTATATGATGCGGTTTCGTTAGGACGCTACCCTCATCAGAGCGGTTTTTTTTCATCTTGGACGGAAGAAGATGAAACGACGGTACAGCGGGCGATGGAAAGCACAGGTGTTTCGCAATATAAAAATCAATACTTGGAGTTTTTATCCGGCGGCGAGCAGCAAAGGGTATTTATTGCACAGGCACTTGCACAAAATTCGGAGCTGCTTCTATTGGATGAACCGACAAACCATTTGGATATCGCGCATCAAAAGCAGATTTTGGATATGATTCGAATGCAAGTTGAGGTGCATGGGCTGACAGTTGTCTCGATTTTCCATGATATTAACTTGGCATCGCTTTATTGTGATGAGCTGCTGCTATTGGAAAATGGTGAAGTACGGGCGTTTGGCGAACCGCATGAAGTCGTGCTGCAAGAGCAGATTGCCGATGTGTATCAGGCTCGAATTGCGACATATCCCCATCCGGAACTGCCAAAACCGCAAATTACGATGCTGCCAACGAATGAAATGGAAAGAAAAGCTGCGGCAATCCATATCAACAAGTTTCAAATAACTAAAGACTATATCGAATATCAGGCACAGGCACCGCTAAAAGTAATTTCATCAGCTGTTCATAATGCCGGCATAGGCTGGTATGACACATTACTCAACCGTTCCATTGCTCCTGAATACGATATTTATAATGTGAAAGAGGAAACGGAGCATTTTTTGAAAGAGCGCAAGTTTTCTCCAACAAATACGGTCGTCATGCTGACAGCCGTGGAAACAAGCTGCGCGGCAATTCGTCATTTTTCGAAAAATAATGCAGAAATCCTTGTCATGGTAACAGCAGGGGTAGGCAACAGTGTTGACGTTACGAAAACATATTTGCGCGAAGAAGAGCCACATATCGGTACGATTAATACATGGGTAATCATTAATGGTAAGCTGACAGATGAAGCATTTATTCAGGCGATGATTACGGCAACAGAAGCCAAAACGAAAGCATTGGCAGATCAGCAAATAAAAGATGCAGTAACAAATACGATAGCAACAAGCACCGCAACGGACAGTTTATTAATTGCCGCTACCCAACAAGGTGAAGAAATGCCGTATGCCGGACCTATTACAGAAATCGGCAAACTGATCGGCCGGGCCGTTTTTGAAGTGACGATCGAGGCGATTAAGAAATATAAACAGCATTATAATAAATGA
- a CDS encoding cobalamin adenosyltransferase: MKLYTKQGDTGKTSIIGGRVDKDHLRVEAYGTIDELNSFIGKAVSELEQEKFKDLIDDLTAIQHELFDGGGDLANVMKERHYKLTEEPITVLENRIDALSEEAPPLKRFILPGGAPAAATLHIARTVARRAERETVSLMKEIEDVSPVVQKYLNRLSDYLFAAARVVNYRLSIQDVEYIRSGDVFK, from the coding sequence ATGAAATTATATACAAAGCAAGGCGATACAGGAAAGACGAGCATTATTGGAGGACGTGTTGATAAAGACCATCTGCGTGTTGAAGCATACGGGACAATTGATGAGCTGAATTCATTTATCGGTAAAGCTGTCAGTGAATTGGAGCAAGAAAAGTTCAAGGATTTGATTGACGACTTAACAGCGATTCAACATGAATTGTTTGATGGAGGCGGGGACTTGGCAAATGTAATGAAAGAACGCCATTACAAACTTACCGAAGAACCAATCACTGTTTTGGAAAACCGTATCGATGCACTTTCCGAAGAAGCTCCACCATTAAAACGTTTCATTTTACCAGGGGGAGCACCTGCAGCAGCTACTCTGCATATCGCTCGAACAGTTGCCCGCCGTGCGGAACGCGAAACTGTATCTTTAATGAAAGAAATTGAAGATGTTTCACCAGTTGTACAAAAATATTTAAACCGATTATCGGATTATTTATTTGCTGCAGCACGTGTTGTAAACTATCGATTATCGATTCAGGATGTCGAATATATTCGTAGTGGCGACGTATTTAAATAA